One part of the Symphalangus syndactylus isolate Jambi chromosome 1, NHGRI_mSymSyn1-v2.1_pri, whole genome shotgun sequence genome encodes these proteins:
- the SOCS6 gene encoding suppressor of cytokine signaling 6 produces the protein MKKISLKTLRKSFNLNKSKEETDFMVVQQPSLASDFGKDDSLFGSCYGKDMASCDINGEDEKGGKNRSKSESLMGTLKRRLSAKQKSKGKAGTPSGSSADEDTFSSSSAPIVFKDVRAQRPIRSTSLRSHHYSPTPWPLRPTNSEETCIKMEVRVKALVHSSSPSPALNGVRKDFHDLQSETACQEQANSLKSSASHNGDLHLHLDEHVPVVIGLMPQDYIQYTVPLDEGMYPLEGSRSYCLDSSSPMEVSAVPPQVGGRSFLEDESQVDQDLVVAPEIFVDQSVNGLLIGTTGVMLQSPRAGHDDVPPLSPLLPPMQNNQIQRNFSGLTGTEAHVAESMRCHLNFDPNSAPGVARVYDSVQSSGSMVVTSLTEELKKLAKQGWYWGPITRWEAEGKLANVPDGSFLVRDSSDDRYLLSLSFRSHGKTLHTRIEHSNGRFSFYEQPDVEGHTSIVDLIEHSIRDSENGAFCYSRSRLPGSATYPVRLTNPVSRFMQVRSLQYLCRFVIRQYTRIDLIQKLPLPNKMKDYLQEKHY, from the coding sequence ATGAAGAAAATTAGTCTTAAAACCTTACGGAAATCTTTTAACTTGaataaaagtaaagaagaaaCTGATTTCATGGTAGTACAACAACCATCGCTAGCCAGTGACTTTGGAAAAGATGATTCCTTATTTGGTAGCTGCTACGGTAAAGATATGGCCAGCTGCGATATCAATGGTGAAGATGAAAAAGGCGGAAAAAACAGATCAAAAAGCGAGAGCCTGATGGGTACGCTAAAAAGGCGGCTTTCTGCAAAGCAGAAGTCGAAAGGCAAGGCGGGCACACCCTCTGGGAGCTCTGCCGATGAGGacaccttctcctcctcctcagcacCCATAGTCTTTAAAGACGTGAGAGCTCAGAGGCCGATAAGGTCCACCTCACTCCGCAGCCATCACTACAGTCCCACGCCGTGGCCTCTGCGGCCCACAAACTCCGAGGAGACCTGCATCAAGATGGAGGTGAGAGTCAAGGCCTTGGTTCACTCTTCCAGCCCGAGTCCAGCTCTGAATGGCGTCCGGAAGGATTTCCACGACCTCCAGTCTGAGACCGCGTGCCAAGAGCAAGCCAATTCACTGAAGAGCTCGGCTTCTCATAACGGGGACCTGCATCTTCACCTGGATGAACATGTGCCTGTCGTTATTGGACTTATGCCTCAGGACTACATTCAGTATACTGTGCCTTTAGATGAGGGGATGTATCCTTTGGAAGGATCACGGAGCTATTGTCTGGACAGCTCTTCTCCCATGGAAGTCTCTGCGGTTCCTCCTCAAGTGGGAGGGCGCTCCTTCCTCGAAGATGAGAGTCAGGTAGACCAGGACCTAGTTGTCGCCCCAGAGATCTTTGTGGATCAGTCCGTGAATGGCTTGTTGATTGGCACCACGGGAGTCATGTTGCAGAGCCCGAGAGCGGGTCACGATGATGTCCCTCCACTCTCACCGTTGCTACCTCCAATGCAGAATAATCAAATCCAAAGGAACTTCAGTGGACTCACTGGCACAGAAGCCCACGTGGCTGAAAGTATGCGCTGTCATTTGAATTTTGATCCGAACTCTGCTCCTGGGGTTGCAAGAGTTTATGACTCAGTGCAAAGTAGTGGTTCCATGGTTGTGACGAGCCTTACAGAGGAGCTGAAAAAACTTGCAAAGCAAGGATGGTACTGGGGACCAATCACACGTTGGGAGGCAGAAGGGAAGCTAGCAAACGTGCCAGATGGTTCTTTTCTTGTTCGGGACAGTTCTGACGACCGTTACCTTTTAAGCTTGAGCTTTCGCTCCCATGGTAAAACACTTCACACTAGAATTGAGCACTCAAATGGTAGGTTTAGCTTTTATGAACAGCCAGATGTGGAAGGACATACGTCCATAGTTGATCTAATTGAGCATTCAATCAGGGACTCTGAAAATGGAGCTTTTTGTTATTCAAGGTCTCGGCTGCCTGGATCTGCAACTTACCCCGTCAGACTGACCAACCCAGTGTCCCGGTTCATGCAGGTGCGCTCCTTGCAGTACCTGTGTCGTTTTGTTATACGTCAGTATACCAGAATAGACTTAATTCAGAAACTGCCTTTGCCAAACAAAATGAAGGATTATTTACAGGAGAAGCACTACTGA